A part of Miscanthus floridulus cultivar M001 chromosome 6, ASM1932011v1, whole genome shotgun sequence genomic DNA contains:
- the LOC136457673 gene encoding pentatricopeptide repeat-containing protein At5g66631-like, whose amino-acid sequence MGRESADARSAAALLLPPLSRRRLRLSADAMPPPASPTTNRVALYLRRARLIDSLRVRLRSSSPSSPPPLPPDDHVVALHAIRAAPTPSCALSLFRALPSQPPPPLPLYHALASRLASLAALPDLRAHLASFPLPAPPLARLRLLATAGDRASALEAFGSLPAAPRRPAEAHNVVIELHARDGEHDAAVEAFRRMIREGALPNARTYTVVIAHLASAGFVDQALEVFRILPSLRVRRTTRQYNVLAEALASADRFDQLRWLVREMAAVDGVMPGPQMRAAIAAMREAGHIDGTEDFVEELSPNARIGYAVDDVEGEGDSEAEDDEEGEDKDRSNGEKQTLKPWLDPRELARALDGWDSREVAELEDAGLVWTPRLVCKLLRAFKKAETAWEFFCWVACRPGGFAHDRDTVARMATILARTGHVELVERLLAKVRADGILLPLSTVRLVIDFYGLSKKADAAVRVFREAESICAPISGPNLALLCSSLLRTMTKCRRGADAMDLLEEMMARGVLPDLQTFSGLMEHLASAGDLKGVHRLLGLVRHCELQPDGYMYSVLVRAYCKRERAALALRVFDEMRAAGVAPDAPTKALLVKSLWREGKLREAALVEEGCEEVVGGLPEASPGHVWTASAADLKKVLDIYSGCLAQPAAQASTG is encoded by the coding sequence ATGGGCCGTGAAAGCGCCGATGCAAGAAGTGCCGCTGCACTACTGCTTCCGCCTCTCAGCCGCCGCCGGCTGCGACTCTCCGCCGACGCGATGCCCCCGCCGGCGTCGCCCACCACTAACCGCGTCGCGCTCTACCTCCGCCGCGCCCGCCTCATCGACTCCCTGCGCGTCCGGCTCCGCTCGTCTTCCCCTTCCTCACCTCCTCCGCTCCCACCCGACGACCATGTGGTCGCGCTCCACGCCATCCGCGCGGCGCCCACGCCGTCCTGCGCGCTCTCCCTCTTCCGCGCGCTCCCCTcccaaccgccgccgccgctcccgctcTACCACGCCCTCGCCtcccgcctcgcctccctcgccgcgCTCCCCGACCTCCGCGCCCACCTCGCCTCTTTCCCGCTCCCTGCTCCGCCGCTCGCGCGCCTCCGCCTCCTCGCCACCGCGGGGGACCGCGCCTCCGCGCTCGAAGCCTTCGGTTCCCTCCCGGCCGCCCCGCGCCGGCCTGCGGAGGCGCACAACGTCGTCATCGAACTCCACGCGCGGGACGGCGAACATGACGCCGCCGTCGAGGCGTTCCGCCGCATGATCCGCGAGGGTGCGCTCCCGAATGCACGCACCTACACCGTCGTCATCGCCCACCTCGCCTCCGCGGGGTTCGTGGACCAGGCGCTCGAGGTGTTCCGCATCCTGCCGTCGCTGCGCGTGCGGCGGACCACCCGGCAGTACAACGTCCTCGCCGAGGCGCTTGCGTCGGCAGATAGGTTCGACCAGCTTCGGTGGCTCGTCCGTGAGATGGCAGCTGTGGACGGCGTCATGCCCGGGCCGCAGATGCGCGCTGCCATCGCCGCCATGCGGGAGGCTGGCCACATCGATGGCACGGAGGATTTCGTCGAGGAGCTTTCACCCAACGCAAGGATCGGGTACGCCGTGGACGACGTCGAGGGCGAGGGAGACAGCGAGgcggaggacgacgaggaagGCGAGGACAAGGACAGAAGCAACGGAGAAAAGCAGACACTGAAGCCATGGCTGGACCCACGCGAGCTCGCCAGGGCGTTGGATGGCTGGGACTCGCGGGAAGTGGCCGAGCTCGAGGACGCCGGGCTCGTCTGGACGCCGCGGCTGGTATGCAAACTCCTGCGCGCGTTCAAGAAGGCCGAGACGGCGTGGGAGTTCTTCTGCtgggtggcgtgccgccccggcgGGTTCGCGCATGACCGCGACACTGTGGCGAGGATGGCCACCATCCTCGCCCGCACTGGCCACGTCGAGCTGGTGGAGCGCCTGCTCGCCAAGGTGCGCGCTGACGGTATCCTCCTCCCGCTCTCCACCGTGCGGCTCGTCATCGACTTCTACGGCCTCTCCAAGAAGGCCGACGCGGCGGTGAGGGTGTTCCGGGAGGCCGAGTCAATCTGCGCCCCCATCTCGGGGCCCAACCTCGCGCTGCTCTGCTCGTCTCTGCTGCGGACGATGACGAAGTGCCGGAGAGGGGCCGACGCCATGGACCTCCTCGAGGAGATGATGGCCCGGGGAGTGCTCCCGGACCTGCAGACCTTCTCCGGCCTGATGGAGCACCTGGCCAGCGCCGGCGACCTCAAGGGCGTGCACCGGCTGCTCGGGCTGGTGCGGCACTGCGAGCTGCAGCCCGACGGGTACATGTACAGCGTGCTGGTCAGGGCCTACTGCAAGCGGGAGCGCGCGGCGCTCGCGCTGAGGGTGTTCGACGAAATGCGCGCCGCCGGGGTCGCCCCCGACGCGCCCACCAAGGCGCTGCTGGTGAAGAGCCTGTGGCGGGAGGGGAAGCTCCGAGAGGCGGCGCTGGTGGAGGAGGGGTGTGAGGAGGTGGTGGGTGGCCTCCCCGAGGCGTCGCCGGGGCACGTGTGGACGGCCAGCGCCGCGGACTTGAAGAAGGTGCTCGACATTTACTCCGGCTGCCTAGCTCAACCTGCTGCTCAGGCTTCAACGGGGTGA
- the LOC136460229 gene encoding uncharacterized protein: protein MGARCSLLHRRPRHATTLPGALFRSSAQEPPPPKFYKLEFQTYDGSADPLNWLNHCEQFFRGQRTLASDRTWLASYHLRGDAQTWYYALEQDEGMPPWERFRDLCRLRFGPPLQGSRLAELGRLPFTSTVQEYAGHFQAVACHTGDLSTRQRAELFVGGLLDHIRVDVELRAPLDLQTAMYYA, encoded by the coding sequence ATGGGGGCTCGCTGCAGCCTTCTTCATCGTCGTCCCCGGCACGCGACGACACTGCCGGGGGCGCTGTTTCGGTCATCGGCCCAGGAGCCTCCACCGCCGAAGTTTTACAAGCTCGAGTTCCAGACATACGACGGCTCGGCCGACCCCCTGAACTGGCTCAACCACTGCGAGCAGTTCTTCCGGGGCCAGCGGACGTTGGCGTCCGATCGGACGTGGCTTGCCTCCTACCACCTCCGGGGCGACGCGCAGACCTGGTACTATGCCCTGGAGCAGGATGAGGGCATGCCGCCGTGGGAGCGTTTCCGCGACCTCTGCCGTCTGCGTTTCGGTCCACCGCTGCAAGGTAGTCGCCTGGCTGAGCTCGGCCGGTTACCCTTTACGTCCACTGTGCAGGAATATGCGGGCCATTTCCAGGCAGTGGCGTGCCACACCGGGGACCTCTCTACCCGTCAGCGCGCCGAGCTATTCGTAGGCGGCCTCCTAGACCATATCCGGGTGGACGTGGAGTTGCGCGCTCCGCTGGATCTTCAGACGGCCATGTACTACGCCTGA